The region AGTAGCAGAGAAACAGTGTGGCACTGCGGGAGAAATGGTAAGCAGTCTTtaaaagctgctgtgaacagataagATAAAGGGTAGGAACCCCACTCGGAAGGTTTTCAAAGTGGTTCATTCCTGGTTGCTCTATGAAGATGCAGAGCTGTTGTAACAACtttatttggaaatgtaaaaCTAATATACTACTGCCTATCAGTTTAAGGATACATTGTAGAGCTGAACTTTTCAGTTACTgtgcaagattttttttcatgctgCCATTTGTAATATGTTTGTAAGAATCGGGATTAAAGTTTTGGttacaaaaaaaggggggggcaagttggcttcaaactttgtatttgaggatgaccttgaactcttcataTCCTCCtactcaagtgttgggattacaggtgcaatTCACTATATCTGACCTAGGCTGAACCCCAAAATATGTGGGCCCATCTGTACATTTGAAAAACCAATAGTGCACAATGATCTCCAGAGCGTCTATCTTAGGATATAAAAATGCAGTGTAAATAAGAAGGTCAAAGCTTATCCACTGATAGAAAGCTAAATTGAGCACTCCAGTAGGCTGCTCCAATGTCCTCATTCTATTTCTGCTTTCATGGAAGTTGTTTGTAAGCTTTTGATTTAGTGATTTTACAATTGTTATGTAAATCATGATACTTCCATCAACTCTGCTGGATGTTGTGAATTCCTGATTTGACCcacttagcatttttttttaatgatgaaactcaagtcagcaactcaaacacaaagtaaaaatatcaaatgTTCTAACATGATACAATCAGAGATATGTTAGTATCTGTGATTTGATACATACTGAGGAACAATGGTAGGAACATctaaaaagattttgttttccataattaaaattttctgctTTGTATAAAAGCAGAAAAGTTTGTATGTATAGTAGAAACTCTGAGATTTATAAGATTCGATTTTTGAACTGAGGTGTTTTGGGTCATGTTTGCTGCTATTACTTAGCTTGATGGCATGTACAATGTGAAGTGCTCATGTTATGTGTTGGGTTGTAATATTGGATCTTTTAGAATACAGACTTTTTGTTGGGGAGGGgtcttgatttttgagacagtgtcataCTCTTTGTTGCCCACACTAGTTCACAACTCATGGTCTCTCTGCCTTGTCTTCTGGCATGCTACAATTGCAGGTTTGGTTCACCATGCTCACCTGCTTGTATTTTACTTGTGCCAAGTCATGAAATCCACTGGCAGCCTTCTTGCTTGCCTGTTCTTGTCAACTCAATGatactatatattttttctttaacaatCCAATAGTGGAAAAACTGCCCTGATTTTGTCTTCCCCTTTCTACTTTTTGCCACACAAATTATTCAATGCCTTCTATGCCCAACACTATTCTGAAAAGTACAACTAGTTTTGAGCAGAGTAATATCTGCTTactttcatgaaatttataattgtggggtggtgtgtgtgtgtgtatgtgtgtgtgtgtttgtgtgtgtgtactggattttatttattactcTGCTCCTTCTATAAGGAGATATTATTGGGCCCAATGTTTTGATATTCTCAGTGTGGATAATCATAGCTTCTCTAATTTCAAGGTGGCAACAGCCACATCCAAAGGACAGTGCTCCATAACTTTTTTGATCTGAAATGATTTCCCCTCTTACTAATTTCATGACTACTCCATTTTTAGGGTGGAGCATGCATGTTGCTTCCTCTAAAGGATTTCTCTTGACTATCTCCTCCCCATTATATAACTtaccaatatatttatttactgccTCTGGCGCAACTATCTCCATGAAATCAAAAATTATATTTGCTTTGCTCACTATTCTTAGTGCCTTACACAAAATGATGTATTATTTACCAAATGATGAATGATTTAAGGTTTTCAAGAAATCCAGTGTTAATACTAACATTTTGCTGTCCCAAGAGTCACCCATAACTTGGTTCTCCCTGTGTTAGGGCTGAAGCTATCATACATGCTTAGGTAGATATGAAAACAGTGTTGCCTTAGAAAACACTTTGAGAACATAAACCTAGGCTGAACCCCAAAATATGTGGGCCCATCTGTACATTTGAAAAACCAATAGTGCACAATGATCTCCAGAGCGTCTATCTTAGGATATAAAAATGCAGTGTAAATAAGAAGGTCAAAGCTTATCCACTGATAGAAAGCTAAATTGAGCACTCCAGTAGGCTGCTCCAATGTCCTCATTCTATTTCTGCTTTCATGGAAGTTGTTTGTAAGCTTTTGATTTAGTGATTTTACAATTGTTATGTAAATCATGATACTTCCATCAACTCTGCTGGATGTTGTGAATTCCTGATTTGAAGATCATTTATTATTTGCTACTTGCtatttttgcttttgcttgctATATCCTCAATTAACTTAACTCATTTCAAATAGAAATACTGAATATCTTAGATTATTGACCATATTGcagagcatctgcttctgtgaaTCTCCTTCTTATGCATTAGCACTTTTCCAAGGAGTATAACTACTGGGCAGAGCATGTAGGTGTCAGACCTTGTCAAGTATAGTCAAACTCTTACAGAATGTTGGCCCAATGTGATCCCATCACTGATAGTTAAGCAATTCTGTTTAATTAATTACTCTCTTCAATGATTGATTTGAAAGATTTGTTAATCTTTCCAATTAGatagatattaaatatattatgatTTCTAATGAAACtatattaaaagtatttcttgGTAGTGGGATGTGCTtgcctgtctttaatcccagcacttagggggcaGAAGTAGGTAgaactctgtgaatttgaggccagcttggtctacatagtgagaccctctctcaaaatattttttcttcttatgtACTTCCCTTATTATAATATAACTGTTCATATTATTTGTCCATTTTTCTATTGATTTCTTTAAACTTTCCACAATGAGTTGAATCAATATCTATTTCACTAATTCATTTAAcatagggtttcatgtagcccaggaagTCCatagactcactctgtagcccagggttgGCTTAAATTCCTGatgctcccacctcagcctctctggtactgagattacagacatgagtcACCAtatatgtagactaggttggttttgagctcacagagatcctcctgcctccgcctcctgagtgctaggtacATGAGACTCTAGCCCAAGTGTTGCATTTTTACACAAGAGAATAAAAGTTATAGAAAATGTATGCAACATCACCCAAAAAATGTAAGTATAGAGTCCCCCAACTCCCCAAGACTATCCATCCAGTCCTCCCTTTCACCAGTCTCTTAGGTGACTTTTCACTTCATACAGGTTAATTTATCAACTTTACTTTTAAATGCCATGCTCCTCCCTACACATCTTTCTCACAGCCTTTGAATATTCTAGTCATTTCTTATGTAGCTTTGGATACCATGAGTTTACATTATAGACACTACTTTTGTTGGTTGCAAATACTTTCTGCCAACATACACTACTTTCTTTTTGCCCTCTTGTTGAGTTATTTTGATAGACAGAAGACCCAGATTAAGTACTATCTGTCTCTTGCAACTTCACTTGAGATTGCCTCACCATCTTCACTCTTTGGCCTCATGTTGTCTTTCTTATATGAGCTTTTCACAACAGTGACTTTATTCTTTAGTTTTTTATGCATGGCaatattattacatatttctGTCAATTATTAGAGGCATGCAGTCCTGGGGAAGTGAGCCATTCTATACTCCCTGTGGGATATACCCCTGTTAATTTGTactgttagttagttagttagtttgctttttgttttttgagacaagttctcattaTATAACtctgactgactttgaactctcttcatagaccaggctggcttcaaactcttaacaatcctacctcagtctcctgagttctgggattataggtttgcaccaccacacctggcaattTGGGCTGTCTTAGCATAATTCAAATGttgatttcatattttattgttgatttttcatAGATTTACGTTCTAAATATTTGTCTACATCAATAAAATTTTATGGGGCTCAAATGGATATAACCTGTGGTTACGTCAGATTTAGAATTTAGAATCGAGGTTGGAcacatttcattaaatatttatgatagcttttaaaatgacaataaaaacaatgacatcagcAGGCTTTCCTGCCTGTTGAGCTCCTTTCAGAGACATGTAAATCATTTGGAACATACTTTGCTCTGGCCAATAgtcttttttaaagtccttttCAACTCATTGTTTCTTAAGCTATAAATGAAGGGATTCAAAACAGGGGCTACAACCATAAAAATTACTGATGCAGCTGAATCTTTTTCAGTGGAATGGTTGGATGAAGGACTCATATAGATTCCTGCAATCACACCATAGAAAAGAATAACCAAATCGAGGtgggatccacaggttgagaatgctTTGAGCTTCCCTTCCATAGAAGTGATTTTCATCACAGCAGAGACAATGTGACCATAAGATGCTAAGATACACACTGATGGTACCACAAAGATTAGTCCTACCACAGACAGAACCATCAACTTATTGGGACTGGTATCagaacaagagagagggaggagagagttgatgtcacagaagaaatgatgGATGATGTTTTCAGAGCAGAAATGAAGTCTGGTCATCATGAGGGTATGCAAGAGAGGATTAAAGGTAGCAATGACCCAAGACAAAGCCACCAGAGATGTGCAGAGGCATGGGGTCATAATGGTAGTATAGTGCAAAGGACGGCAGATGGCCACATATCGGTCATATGCCATCACAGTCAGAAGGAAATTGTCCATGTTAGCAAACATCATACAGAAATACATCTGAGCCAGACATTCAGGGTAGGAGATGGATTGAGACTTGGTTTGGATGTTCAATAGCATCTTGGGGACTGTagcagaaggaaggcagaggtcTACCAAGGACAAATTGGCAAGGAAAAAATACATAGGTGTGTGAAGGTGATTGTTTGAGCCAATGGCTAACAAGATGAGGAGGTTTCCAAATAGCCCTGTTAAATACAGACACAGGAAGAGTGCAAAGAGAAGCCCTTGATGCCCTGGCCAACTTGAGAAGCCCAGGAGGAGAAACTCAGAGAtgctggtttggttttctttctccattggATGTGTGACGAGCTATAGAGAGAAATAAAGTTCCATTTGGTAAAATACAACTTCcgttgatattttctttaaatatctacCCAGTCTCAGCCCCATGTTCTTTTATGGCATCCTGTCTCTTTTCTGATGCTCTCTGCCAAAGTTTACGTAGCCCTGAGTATGCCTCTCTGCCTCATCTGTTGTCTTTAGGACCATCTTCTTTGCTCAGCATCATCAGAGAGCTCAtggggtctctgtctctctcttctcagaaggcagagacttTGTTACAGCTCATTTTTAATTAGTTTGTATTAGTTTGTGCAAAGTAAGATGTTTCCTTATATTTCTATTCCTACAAAGTTTATTCATACTCTATTACCCTATTTTATCTTCCCCTTGTCCCCTGCTCTTGTAAATACCAAATTGTGCTCCCTTTACTTTTACAGCCATTTCTTCCTCTAGATTCCTTTAACATACACAGCACTGTATGTGACTGCCTGACACCCATAGGTCTGACATAATTAATGGCTCCTTGCCCAACACTAGGGTTTGAGTGATGCTCTCTTTTCTGGTTACTTGTCCATCGCTATGAAAACCATCCTATGTGAAAACCAGCCAGATACTTATTATTTAGGCTATGTAAGATGAGGTTTAAAGTAGCTCATATCctaagtttcaaaataaaaaatcagttcCCAACAAATGTACAAAGTTAAGCTTCCAAAGATAGTTTACTTGAGCTACAGATATAAAAGAATTCAAATACGTTTAAAAGTTTTATACTGCATGTGGCTGTACAATGAGTATAGATAAAGCTGATGAGAACATGGGTGTAAAGACTTACTTGAAATGAACAAAGGCTCATGGACAGCAAGTATCTGACATCATAGTATTACTTCAGTTAACTGTATTTTTAGGAGATGTAGAAAAGGCAGCATAGTGATACAAGTGATCTTCGCCAGAGACAATTGTATTTGAGAGGTTATTTCTtcaccagtgaaatgagccaattcaagccagattagaacaTATTAAAGACAGCTTTATTGGGAAGTGCTCTTTAGTGAGTTtactggccccaaggactgaggccaggggaAGTCATCatagggtggggagagggagaagagagaaagaaggagaagggggaggagggaaagaaggagaaaagaagggagggaggaagggaaggaggaagagagggagggagggagggaggaaaggaggggagtagggagggagagagtccaaaatgtctggattatatatgGAAGAGCCTCTGGGGTAAGGGCAGTCCAGCCCCTGGGctagaaagttcagggttgggggcagggtatgccagatagggactgagggatgctgggagaacctggaggccaggtctgctttgacaGGTAAAATATGCATCCCAGTTCCTGGGTTCGGAAACTGAACAGTATTAAGGAGACATTCAGACAGAGAACTGAGATATTATCAGAACCAATGACTTTTCCATAGTAGAAACAGTAGAACATAGACTTGTTTAGTCAATGTTGAAACCAGACTCCATCACCAGTAGGCCCTGTAACCTGTGGCCCCTGTAACCTGTGGACCCTGTAACCTGTGGACCCTGTAACCTGTGGACCTCACCACCTCTGGGCCACGTAGTTCACTTAGACTCACTGTTTCTGCCCTGGGTAGCTGCAACCAACTTCTGAGCAGCCTTCCTTCTATAGCCTTCCCCCTTGGAGTACCACTTCTATCTCTCCTGCAGGATTATCCttcaatataaaacaaagatttgTCCCCCTTCCTTCTTGAACTGTTCTGATTTTTCCAGTTAACCTTTGATTAGAATGTAAGCAATGGGTCCCACTGTGACATTTCAGACCTGTATCATCATTATACCTTGTCATTATTCACGTCCTCACTGCTgtgctccttccctcttcttcctttcttgatgGCTTCCCAAGTAATTTCACCTCTGCTTTCATGACATTACCTGTTCTTGTTCCCCATACCTCCTTTAAACACCTTTCTATCCACCATAGTTTAATTTGTACATGGGAGAAAACacacagtatttgtctttctgagtctggcttatttcgtTTAGCATGATAACCACTtactccattcatttgcctgtgaacataatttcatttttcttcactcaACACAGCTCTACTGCTTTGtatagaagcaaaacaaaacaaagcaaaataagaacTGACAAAAGGGTCTCACGAAAACAAAAAGGTTGTGATGTTTTAAATTCAATTCAACCCAAATTCTAAATTCCAAATTCCAAATTCTGTTTCACAGCCCAGTGTCTTCCGAGCCCCTCCTACCTCGCCATTCTTTTATCTTCCTATGACCATTTTTTACTCTTAGAATTTTCTGACACAAACTGAAATCATATCTCTGTATAGCTTCTTGCATTTGAAAGTCTCTGGCTAGCTTATCTAAAACGTTCCTAAATTACTATGCTGTCTTCATGTAActattttctggaatattcttttttctttgttttttttttttatttgaacatGCTCATGTAAACTTCCAAGttcagatacacagaaaaactacTACATATACAGAATAGTATCTGGTACAGGTCTTCAGTATTTGTTGAGTAAATGAGGGAATGTAATAGAAGACTCAGGAGCCATTTATGTTATTATTAGACAAATGTATATTCCCTCTGTGGTGATTTTTCTCTCTGGCAATGTAGTGTagagtcatttgttttcattatggTGGCTGTTAGAACGCATTAGAGACACTCTGCTTTATAAATACTTCATACTTGCTTATCAGGTCAgactacttttgtttgtttgtttgtttgtttttgttttaaagtggaATAAACTGCATACCAGAGAAGGTGaggtaaaacacacataaaactCCTTTGCTGAATTATGGATTGCTCTCAGTTCACTGGCTTGTGTTTGAGGCAGAGGGTTGAAGTCTATTTGTGAAAACTAAGGAAAATGAAGTGGATCTCCCAGATCACTTGTCATTGACTGAATATAAGGTGGGAATTTGAATTTGAGATAGCACTGATGCTTTGGACAGATCAAGTGAGAATTTCCTGGTAACTTCCAGAAATGATTAGAAACTCTTTTCATAGGCTGCAGACTTACCCTAGTAGGTAAAATACCAATCTACTGCTTATAACTGTTCTCATGCTAAAAGACAGATGTGGTTCCAGGAAACACAGGTTTGATAGTATTACATCACTTGGCAGTTTCTTCCACGAAGCACTTAAAATTTTGATTGAATAGATGTTCTCTAGCATATGTCAAGAGCATAAAGGGATAGATTTTCATAAGAGATTATCAGGGGCTACAGATGAAGGGAAAAGCAAGCTATGAGTTTTACAGGAAGCAGAATGAATAAACCATTAATCTCTGGAACCCTTCTTGTGCCTTTTTCCATTTCCACCTCACATTGTCCCAACAGAAATGGCCACTTTTACCTCTTGCCATAATTCCATTTATGGTTCTAGGAAGTTCTCATATGAGCTCCCTCTTCTCAGTGATAGAATCTGTAATTGTTCATGTTCTAATCCAGGTTGCTCTTTGCTACTGTTCATCCAGGGCCTGCTTTTCTTTTATACAAGTCTCTACTCTGTTGCCTGGGTATGGGAGGCAGGGACTGGACAGGTGAAGTGGGATTAGTTCTTTGATAGAAGAAGTATGAATATTTAGGATTTGAGCTATGATCACTGTATTCTGTGTACAAGAGAGGACATCTGCTTGCTGAGAGGGAGGAAAAGTACATTTACAGAAAAAGATAAGACAGTTACAGTATGTTCATCATCTATGCTTCATGTCTTAAtatctctgtgtgcctctgactGTCAAGCCACATTGTACTAGATTCTAATTCCAGTTAGTTCTGAAGACACAGGCTCCTTCTTTTTGATTATGGTTTAGGCCAAATATATACTTACTATTTTTTACTGAGAAATTTCAACTACAGGTAATATTTTTGTAGTACTTTCTctccttatttttattcatgcCTATCATTAGAGGTTATTTTAAACTCTTAGTGTGATTCTCGTAAAGAAAACATCTAAATAACAAAGCAGTTGTTTACAGAGAATGCATAAAGAGGTCATTCTATAACAATATCCTGCAAGATGCAAAAGTGGCTTCTCAATAATTTATGGTAGAACTATGCTGTAGATAGTTCTGTTGCAGAGTCATCTGTGGCCACATCAAGACATGAATGGTGTTACAGAGACCAAAGTCCATGAAAGGCACCACATCCTTCACTTTTTCTTAAGAAAGAGTATTTTTCCTACAAGAAGTATAAAGCAATTAAGAGCATGTAAAGCCAACTGACTAAATACCACAGCAATGTAAGAAACCATACATTCTTCACTAAGATGAGAACACAGTAGCTACCGTTACCCAACACTTTGTGCCACACcacaaattttcattttctaataatctcAGAAACCTTACATATCTTCACTTTGTATATCATTATATAGGTATTGTATTATTATGCAGGCAATGTGTTTTAGTTGAAGCAGGACCTGAAACaagattttttccttcttttcttccttccttccttctttccttccttttgttccctcccacccaccctcctctctcctcttctttttgtggttctggggactgaactcagggcctcacatatGCTAAACAAGCTCATCAACATTAAGCTACAATTCTCATCTCTGACAGAATTTCTTGATTTGAAACCTAGTCCATTTTCTACCATGACTCTACTGAATATTGGATTCTATATTTTCAGAAGTAGGCATTGACTATTTGATTAATGAATTCTACATGTGGTTATTAGGTACCTACTGTAGGTTAGGCAAGGCCTTACCTAAAGTCTGAACTTGTGTTCCTTGTCTAagaagtgacattttttttttcctgatttcccaAATCTGTTCACTTCCCCTGTTCAGTTCCACGCTCACTTACCaggtgatcatgtgatttctCTGAGGGAATTAACTTCTATGTTTCACTTGGAGgtaatgaaaaatgcaaaatgtgAGACTGTTTCCCTTTCCTCAGAATGCACACAGTTGAGGGAAGGAATAGTTTTTAAGCAGGTCACAAAAGGTGCAGGGTGAATGTGAGTGACCAAAGGACTTCTCCATATTAAGGCTCACAGTTTCTTTGAGTCCTGTGGGGACCCAATCTTGACAAAGTCCCTAAACTCCAGCAATCATGATTTCATCTCCTTTGTGATCTCCCAAATTATAACTGTAGAGACAATACTATGGAAGATGATTCCCCAGGGATACCCAGAGAAAACATCTAGAGGTTGTTTGTATGCTTCCAAGAATGTTGCAGCTTGTCTCTCTTCCCCCACACAGGACACACTCAAACAACAAACATCACAACAActtgaggaatttcttttttagtAGGGTTGACCAGTTCCCTAAATGTCACTTCTATGTTCCATGATTGAAAGATTCCATTAGCATTATCTTCCTCCAGCTTATAAATGCCTGATATTCGAGGACCCATTTTGTGACAAAGGAGTTGAGATAATGAATATGCAGCCAGGAATCATTTAtctcatcttatattttattccCCAGTACTAGCACTAATGTAATAGTAGAATGAGCAAGACCTTGTAGGCTCACTGCATAGGTTTTTCTGGGGCTGATACCAAAGGATTTGGAAATGGTTCTGTTTTAGCATTCTGTATATACACGAGAAAGATGACCAGTTTGTGTGGTGCATTCTTGCTGCTACTATTCTTATAATGCATGGCTCTAAGTGTCAAAAGATCTGTACCAGCAAGTGGTCTTCTGTATAACAAATTTCTGCAAAACTAAATGGCTTAACACCACTCATTTAGTAAACAATTAGGTACATCAGAAATTTGAGCAGTACAAAGTTGAGTAGTTCTGTTTTTGTATTTGATTCACATATTTGTCTGACTTAGGTACAAGGTAAGCTTAGGATCACTGGTCTTGAATGGCTCATGTCTCCTTGATAATCCCCCATCTTCTAGTAGAATAGCCTGGGTTTCTTCTTGTgataagagaggagagggagagatagatagatagatagatagatagatagatagatagacagacagacagacagatagccaGCCAGCCAATATCTTCTGCAAATGCATTCTCTACTTACCTAAATTTCTCCCTCTAGgccttattttttgaaaattctaatGCCTCCCAGTAGCATCATAGCTTATGGCTAACCTTTTAATACACAAGTCATCAGAGAATATTTACCTAAATCTTGTGAATCAACAGtgtatttttaagacaagatttcatgtagcccaggctacctctgatctcactatgtagctggagataactttgaactcctgatcctcttgcttcaacctTCTAAGTAATGGAATATGGTTCCGTATTTCCTCCCTAGCTTACGTGGTAATTCATGCATTCTAGGAACATACTTTATCATCTGAGAAGCATTCCCTGCAATAGTGCATTATCTTATATATGCATAGCATATATAGCATACATATCATAAATgctgatgtatatgtatgtggatgaAAAACAGCAATGAAACAAGGGCCAACAAGGAGgaattagaaatattttgttattataagATACTTGTATATCTGTGAAGCagttatttgaaaacatttcaatCACATGAGTAATGCAAACTTTAGGGCAACTACCtaagattataaaatatttcaatcatAAAATGTATTGTTGCAATCCAGGAAAAGTTACTGTCTTGATATATAAAATGTGCAGTTAAAAAATACAAGGCAAGaatgggcctcagtgggagaagatgcacttagtcctgctTTAATTTGATGTCTCAGTGTGGTGGTACCCAAGAGAATTTTCCCCCTATATGAGGAGAAGGTAGGgtataggggtgggggtggggaggaatttGTGAGGGTAGGactggcaggagaggagggaggaggctttgactgggatgtaaagtgaataaataaatatattaatgaaaaaatacaagGCAAAATGAGAGTAGAAAACAAATAGGACCAGGACAGTGAGGACAGAACATTAGCAAATATGGTAAGTATTTATCCAACTGTGTGAATAATAACTTTAAACCCCAATAATACAAATATGCTAATGAAAATACCGAGTTTGACTGGATGGATCAAAAGACAAGGTGCAATTACCTCTTGTCTGTAAATATCCCTCACTGATTATGAACACAAACATAGAAGCATATAGTTCTAATGACTATATTTGTTTCAGATGGAAAAGATTCCAAAGCACAAAAAATTACCAGCAATAATGAGCAATGTGGTAAAAAGATACAAGGGTTAAATACTCAAGAAGACTTAACAATCCTTGGTACGCCTAACAACAAAGTTATACAAGGGGAACTGCTCAACCTGTAAGATAACATGGGCGAATCCATTATTATACTGTGGTAATTCAGTATCTCATTATCACTGATGGTTAGACATTTGTATTAAGGTTCTTCAGATAAAtagaagcaaatatatatatatatatgtatataatttaggaGAGGTGATTTATTAGATTAA is a window of Rattus rattus isolate New Zealand chromosome 14, Rrattus_CSIRO_v1, whole genome shotgun sequence DNA encoding:
- the LOC116915230 gene encoding LOW QUALITY PROTEIN: olfactory receptor 1F12 (The sequence of the model RefSeq protein was modified relative to this genomic sequence to represent the inferred CDS: substituted 1 base at 1 genomic stop codon), producing the protein MELYFSLXLVTHPMEKENQTSISEFLLLGFSSWPGHQGLLFALFLCLYLTGLFGNLLILLAIGSNNHLHTPMYFFLANLSLVDLCLPSATVPKMLLNIQTKSQSISYPECLAQMYFCMMFANMDNFLLTVMAYDRYVAICRPLHYTTIMTPCLCTSLVALSWVIATFNPLLHTLMMTRLHFCSENIIHHFFCDINSLLPLSCSDTSPNKLMVLSVVGLIFVVPSVCILASYGHIVSAVMKITSMEGKLKAFSTCGSHLDLVILFYGVIAGIYMSPSSNHSTEKDSAASVIFMVVAPVLNPFIYSLRNNELKRTLKKTIGQSKVCSK